The following coding sequences are from one Saprospiraceae bacterium window:
- a CDS encoding GNAT family N-acetyltransferase, translated as MKKYQKFETERLFIRPTTEEDAAFLLELMNSPKWLKFIGDRKVHSIRDALQYIRAKMLPQLRHLGFSNYTILLKSNQQKIGTCGLFDREGLEGIDIGFALLPDFEKQGYAFEAASIMRDSAFELFGIRFLSAITTDDNHSSQKLITALGLVFDRHISIPNDEAELRLYTMNIDQYKNLISTTNH; from the coding sequence GTGAAAAAGTATCAGAAATTTGAGACAGAACGATTATTTATCAGACCAACAACAGAGGAAGATGCGGCTTTTTTGTTGGAGCTGATGAACAGCCCTAAATGGTTGAAATTTATAGGAGATCGCAAGGTCCATTCCATACGTGATGCATTGCAATATATTCGTGCAAAAATGTTACCACAACTGCGTCACTTAGGTTTTTCAAATTATACAATTCTCCTTAAATCAAACCAACAGAAAATTGGCACCTGTGGCTTATTTGATCGGGAAGGTCTTGAGGGTATCGATATAGGTTTTGCATTATTGCCTGATTTCGAAAAACAAGGATATGCTTTTGAGGCAGCCAGCATTATGCGCGATTCTGCTTTTGAATTATTTGGAATCCGATTCCTCAGTGCGATCACCACTGATGACAATCATTCATCCCAGAAACTAATCACCGCACTGGGTTTGGTTTTTGATAGGCATATCAGCATTCCGAATGATGAGGCAGAATTGAGACTGTACACGATGAACATAGACCAATACAAGAATTTGATTTCCACAACTAATCACTAG